A single Venturia canescens isolate UGA chromosome 1, ASM1945775v1, whole genome shotgun sequence DNA region contains:
- the Vap33 gene encoding vesicle-associated membrane protein-associated protein B — protein sequence MAKPEQVLVIEPQNELRFRGPFTGAPVTSFINLTNPSINRVYFKIKTTAPKRYCVRPNSGVLKPKQSTQIAVCLQPYEFDPAEKNKHKFMVQTVIAPEGDDSDNFNNVWKDTNPSEMMEHKLKCIFENPVSSNTTAKLTAAPTPAKTDPGTNGKNKATGDSSKTAFKGTDDTEEKLKKAAQEVYQLRVEDSQLRQEYLQLKEEMLKWRTAAIDKGVNMSSSTRLTSPNPTDRSGTRVLPMTSTSVVLAVVMVVVGYLLGKLI from the exons ATGGCGAAGCCCGAGCAGGTTTTGGTTATCGAGCCACAGAACGAGCTGCGGTTCAGGG gTCCTTTCACAGGTGCTCCTGTTACATCTTTCATTAACCTTACAAATCCTTCGATTAACAGAGTCTATTTCAAAATAAAGACAACTGCCCCAAAGAGGTATTGTGTCAGGCCCAATAGCGGCGTGCTCAAGCCAAAACAATCGACTCAAATAGCAG TATGCTTGCAACCGTACGAGTTTGATCCGGCGGAAAAGAACAAACACAAATTCATGGTTCAAACAGTTATAGCACCAGAGGGTGACGATTCTGATAATTTCAACAATGTG TGGAAGGATACGAATCCAAGTGAAATGATGGAGCATAAACTCAAATGcattttcgaaaatcctgtGAGCAGTAATACTACGGCAAAACTGACAGCTGCACCGACACCTGCGAAAACCGATCCCGGGACTAATGGCAAAAATAAAGCGACCGGGGATAGCTCGAAGACAGCTTTCAAG ggAACCGACGATACGGAAGAGAAGTTGAAGAAAGCTGCACAAGAAGTTTATCAGTTGAGGGTAGAGGATAGCCAACTGAGGCAAGAGTATCTTCAACTCAAG GAAGAGATGCTGAAATGGCGAACTGCCGCAATAGACAAGGGCGTAAACATGTCCTCGAGCACGCGTCTCACGTCGCCTAATCCCACTGATCGGAGCGGTACTCGTGTATTACCGATGACATCAACGAGCGTAGTACTGGCCGTTGTGATGGTCGTTGTTGGTTATCTTCTCGGAAAACTCATCTGA